A stretch of the Rosa rugosa chromosome 5, drRosRugo1.1, whole genome shotgun sequence genome encodes the following:
- the LOC133708083 gene encoding uncharacterized protein LOC133708083: MRLLQAYQDLNSLFYWVRISNIPPLFEVPNNFLDIAAVAGEYIEYDEKLFVNSGKVRVRVSHEILKPFFLQKTLKLAPRVEPEISYFFENLVGKCHVCNLIYHEDDRCPSSTSIAKDTLMPKPGETKLEISSPFISFTTNQFINGTFKFQGLKTPILPAVGRSLFGKDNGNGRKPLVLRGKASNASPNNSLAIVLIDPSSSEKHVDPEPVQLKDGNKISRSPSLYSSPKKLKTLLSKLFQQPDPSMALAKKVKMPEFTTRISTKSLGMIEALSSILVPKEHPSEHAAPKKKRGRPLGSKSKNLPKTKKVTEAQELYYAYLTKPPSSSAKGKEKI; encoded by the coding sequence atgcgcttgctccaAGCGTATCAAGATCTGAACTCACTCTTCTACTGGGTTCGCATCTCCAACATCCCACCATTGTTTGAGGTACCAAATAACTTCCTTGACATTGCTGCTGTTGCTGGAGAGTATATCGAATATGATGAAAAACTGTTTGTGAATAGTGGCAAGGTGAGGGTTAGGGTTTCCCATGAAATATTAAAACCCTTTTTCCTTCAGAAAACCCTAAAGTTAGCACCTAGGGTGGAGCCTGAGATTTCATACTTCTTCGAAAATCTGGTGGGGAAGTGTCATGTGTGCAATCTGATCTACCATGAGGATGATAGATGTCCAAGTTCTACAAGCATTGCTAAGGATACATTGATGCCTAAACCGGGGGAAACAAAGTTGGAAATTTCAAGCCCTTTTATTAGCTTCACAACAAATCAATTTATCAATGGGACTTTCAAGTTTCAAGGCCTAAAGACCCCTATTCTGCCGGCGGTGGGAAGAAGCCTCTTTGGAAAGGATAATGGCAATGGTCGTAAGCCTCTGGTGTTGCGTGGAAAGGCCAGCAATGCTAGCCCGAATAATTCTTTGGCAATAGTTCTTATTGATCCATCTAGCTCGGAGAAACACGTTGACCCTGAACCAGTACAATTAAAGGATGGAAACAAGATAAGTAGATCCCCTTCCCTGTACTCCTCTCCAAAAAAATTGAAGACTCTCCTTTCTAAGCTTTTTCAACAGCCTGATCCTAGTATGGCACTTGCCAAGAAAGTGAAGATGCCAGAATTTACTACAAGGATCTCAACTAAGTCACTGGGAATGATTGAGGCACTGAGTAGCATTTTAGTGCCCAAGGAGCATCCATCTGAACATGCTgctccaaagaagaagagaggaagaccATTGGGATCCAAGAGCAAGAACCTGCCTAAGACAAAGAAGGTGACAGAAGCTCAAGAACTCTACTATGCCTATCTTACTAAACCTCCTAGCTCTAGTgctaagggcaaggagaaaatttaa